Below is a genomic region from Zea mays cultivar B73 chromosome 9, Zm-B73-REFERENCE-NAM-5.0, whole genome shotgun sequence.
CAAGTTCTTAAAGCAACGAAGTCACCAAACTTTTCTTTTCAGGAGTCCCATATGGTCATTATACTGCCATGCCATCTAAAGAATGTCACATGGCAAAAGGTATGGGTGTATGATGTCTCAAAGTTGATGGGAACATGGTAGAAGGTAATCTGTGGCTGTCAATTAGCATCTTGGGGATGCATCAGAGGTCTTGGACTGAGCCTCAATCCACTAATTGTGTTTCATGGCATGGAGCCCTGGCTTGCACATAAGCAATGTTCTATTATACATTTATACTTCATTCCTTGGTCAAGAAAGTGTTGGGTAGAGAGAAGTAGAAATGGTATAGGAGTGTTGGGTAACCAGTTTTAGAATATGCAATATAGGCTTTGTAAAAAAACTTGACCTGCGGGGGTAAGACCGCCcccacggtattatattaagaagaccttctcacgcaggtcgagaaaacccccgaaccctgccccacccatacatagcggcaccgtagcccatgtgagaacgaccacaACCGTGGCCGAGCCTTAGActtgtgctttggcgtgggacaaaCGAGGTGATTTATTTAACCACAGCCgggaaattcgctcccacggggagtcgaacccaggacctgaggagtgctactcaaacCACCTAGCCAACTCGGCTAGAGGCCCTTTAGCACTGCCTACTTTTATTTTCTAAGAATTTTATGTCACTTAGTTTCTTGGTTCTTATTATCTTCCTAGCTATACTTTACTTAAAAATGTGTAGTATATTGGAAGCAACAAACATACGAGTCATCAAGGGCATCTTCGATGCTCCAACTTGGGAGGTCTTAGAGATACTTTGCTTACACATTGGAAAGAGAGCATACCAACACTTATTCATTTAGGTTTTCATTAGCCACTTCTTAGAAGATACCTTTGCTTATGGAGGGTTGGGTACCAATTGATTGTTTTCAGCTGTTGTATCATGTTACTCTCATCTTTTGAATCCTATAAAGAAACATTACCATTTTTTCTCCCCTTTAGGAATGACCTTTCGTCATATGTTGTACCCTGCTTACAAGAGCAACCGCACTCCAACACCTGACACCGTTGTTCAGGGCATGCAATACTTGAAGGCATCCATTAAGGCAATGTCAATAAAAGTAATTGAGGTAAAATATATCAAttgtgaatttgcttacaatctggGTAGCTATTTACTATTTAGTATGTTTGGGGATCAGGCCATATGCCACAGAGCTGCATCTCCATTAAATGAGACAGTTATTGATATTTGGCATTGTCAAATAATTGATTCAGGTTCCAGGCGTTGAAGCTGATGATGTTATTGGCACCCTGGCCATAAACAGTGTTTCGGCTGGTTACAAGGTAAACACTGGGGCCACTGGTTGCTTTCAGTTATTCTATGCATCCATCAACTGTTGAGGTCTTGAAAAGATCTGACCAGAAAATTTACAACTAACTGGATCACCCATCCCCAAATGTGGCACGATACCCAGTACCCACCCAAAAAACACCACAGGCACACAATACATTCTCATATATTTTGTTTTTTATTTATGTCGAGTGCCTTTTGGTCTTAAAATTGCTCCTTCTGAAGGTACGGATTGTCTCTCCTGATAAAGACTTCTTCCAAATTTTATCACCTTCTTTGCGTCTGCTCAGGATTGCTCCACGTGGATCAGGGTAAGTTAAAATATTCTGTTACATTTCAAGTACTTAACTGAATGTTTGAAGTAGTTAAGTTTTATGATTTGGACATGCAGGATGGTTTCATTTGGAGTTGAAGACTTCGTCAAGCGATATGGACCATTGAAACCCTCGCAGTTTGTGGATGTTGTTGCACTTTCAGGAGACAAAGCTGACAATATACCTGGTAGCCTTTTGTTACTGTTTTGCCCTATGATCCATGCCTCTTCTAACAAGTGATATCCTTTTCCTTCTTTTTTTTACTCTAGTAAAAAAGAATTATGTATAGACGGGCAGGCTGGTACAGTGGTCAGATCAATCTCTccagaccccactcatgtgggagcctcggGCACTAGGTCTGCTCTAAAAAGGAGTTATATATGTGAATATACATATGATGGATGTATGTGAATATAACATACTATAGGTTGGTTGGTCTGTTTGTTTTCTTTATATGAATGTATTTTCTGATCACTCTTGGTGTCAGACAAGGAGATTTCGTTTCCCTTTTGCACAAAGCTAACCTAGCACACTAGTGGCTATCGTCATATAGAAACAATGCTTTCTCATGCTGGAATTCTAGCGTCATTTGCTCTTTGCTGTAGCTGTTCTTTACTGATGAACATATTATTTGATGATCTTCTACAAATATCTTTTTTgtgcttgttctacttgtttagcTATTTGTTCTTTTGTTCTGTACTGTGTGATTGAAACTGTAATTTTagctgttgaataaaaacctttgcTAACATATCAAATTAGCTATGAACCATACTAAGTCTATATTTATCTTTTTAGGACAAATGTAATTTGTTCTGTGCCAATCTGTTTATAACGGTTAGGCTGTCTCTAGCAGATCGTGCGTATGGTCGTGCAAAACACTGTTTTACACTGTAGACTATACTGTttacagagtgaagtttgaaatagaatATGAGATAGGAGATAGGATTGGCAAGCTGCTGGAGACAGACTTACCAATGATCATCCATCATCTGTTGCCACAGTGCATCTCCCTGATCTAAATTTATCTTTGCTTGAACCTGTTGACCCAGATATGTTTGTCATGTGATTGAAAACACTTCTATTTTCAGGAGTTGAGGGGATTGGAGATATTAATGCAGTAAAGCTGATATCTAAGTTTGGTATGTTTCTTCAAAAATCTTTGCACTTAAAAGACTAACTTAATCTGAGTCAATTAGTTTAGCATTTGTATTTCTGTAGCGAGTTTTTTTGTTATGTTTTAGCTTGTTGGAAGAACAGGTCTGGCGCAGTGGTGAGAAGCCATCCCACTAAGCCAATGGTCCTGAGTTCTTTGCAAAAATTGCAGGGGTAAAGCTTGCCTCATTTATTCCTTCCTCAGACCCCACTCAAGTGGGAGCTGCCAGCATTGGATCTATCCTTTTTTTAGCTCGTTGGTTCAAACTCATTGATCTAGTACCCATACCTATAAAAACTGGGTAGATTTTAGAATCTGACATACACTCCATGGTGGGAAGGTTTGAATTCACCTGTCTTTTATAAATAACATATTTAGCCTTGCCTGTCAACCTTTTTCTTAGGGAACATCAGCAAAGCATATCTATTACTCTGGTTATCTTGGGAGCTTTCAGAGACACAATAAAGATTTTTTTCTTTTGAAATTTCTAAATAGGTTCCTTGGATAATCTACTGAAATCCGTGGACGAAGTTGAGGATGAACGAATTAAACAGGCAATGTGTACACGATAACTCCTCTCCTTTGTCTCCTTTGTTTGCATGTATCAGCATCCACTTTGCATCTGCACAGAAACTCTAGCAGTGCTGCCATGATTTCACTTCATTTTGTTATATGATGCCTTTGTTGCAATGGATTCGGTAAATGCATGGTCCTGAAAAGTTAAATATACTTACACTTGAAAGTAACCTGGCATCTTTTTGATTGACATTATTGTTCCCATCAAATAGAATATACTTTATTTAATTTAAAACAATACTATTTAACTGATTTAATGTGGATTCTTTACAGGCTTTGATTTCTCACTCGGAACAGGCAATCCTTTGCAAAAACCTGGTATCCTTTATTGATTATTTCTGTGGATAATTCTTGCTTTGTTTCTGATTGTTAAGAGAACACCTCAACAAATTCTTTTCATCAAAACCACATTGTAGGCCACGCTGCGTTCTGATCTTCCTCATTATATGGTTCCTTTCAAGACAGCCGACCTTGTATTTAAGAAGCCACAGGTGACTTGAAATTAAAATTTTAGTACCATACCATTTTAGTTTCTAGGGGTAAAACTGTTCTCTTCTTATGTTCCTCCCCGGCTCCCCGCATACACTTAAATTCTTGTCACATACTGCTTCAGGATGATGGAGAGAAATTCATAAAACTCTTACGAGCATTGGAAGCATATGCAGAAGGTTCCTCAGTAAATCCAATCATCAGAAGAGCAGCCTATCTTTGGAACAAACTTAAATCATGATGACACTGATGTTTTCAGCGTTGAATAAAAAGGAATTTTGTCAAGGCTGAGAGTTTGGGTTCAAAGCTTGGTGTCGTAGTGCTCAATACTGGCGGCATTGACTTCTGTGGACTCGGCGGCCAGCTACACTCACATCGCAACGCAAAATCAAATTGTTGCTGGCAGAAGTGCATAAATTGAAGGTGCCGATGCTTAAGCAAAGCAGCTCAGTGTTTATACCTCGGAACTTAGCTCTGTAGATAAGAAATGCACAACATTGCCCATGTATTCCGCCTTTTTTGAGAGGAAAGCTCGTGGAATCTATTTGATTTTTTTTCTCTGTACTACCAATTACAAAGGGTTGTAGGTGGAGCTGTGGAGGCCAGAGCGGGCAACCGTGTGGCTTAACATTCTACCACGCCTAGCACTCTAGCAGGTTTCATGAAGTCTACTACGGTGGTGAATCAGATCGCACAACTGTTGTGTTGTAGGAGCGAGTATGTGCTCGTTTTGTCGCACAAAGATGTTGTAAGGCTGAGTCCAATCCTTGTCGATCCTGACTGTTGATGCCGGCGGTCGGTACCGAGCAAACTGGCTCCAATGCCGGTCGGTTTGATTGGCTGGTTGGTGGGCTTGCCAATCGATCTGAGGCCTAGTTTGTTTTGTGGTGATTAAAGTTTAGTGAGTCACTTTTAGTTTCTAAAGAAACAAACATGGTAACTAAAGTGGTGTAACTAAACTTAAGTTCTTTAGCCACAAGGGAGTGACTAAAAGGACTAAAGTAGGATTTCTTTCTTAGTGCATCACACATCTACTAATTAATAGGAGAAATGCAGTCTTATTCGCGTCAAACCGTCTCGTACACCAGCACAAACCGTCTCGTATAATAACAGGACTACAGGAGAGCAACTTCCCCTCGAAACGTCATGTACGAACTACGAACTAATGGATGAGACCTAATGATACTTTTGGAGTGCATGACGTCGTCTTGCTCTGGTTTCCAAGCAGAGTTCCTTTTTTTGGTTTTGAGAAATTTTAGAGTGGTGGCAGCCCCGTCATCTAACAACCAAGAGCGCTTTATTCTAATTTTTAGGAATGAAGCCATTCTATATTTATAATTTTGGTAAATAGACTGAAGCCGCTCTATTTTTTATTTAGTTAAAGACTATAATTCTTTATTTGGTTGGAGAGATTTATGAATGTGGAGCGAAAGAGAGGAGGACGCTCACTTCCGAGAGAGCACTTGGTCCGGCGGCATCCGACTATTTTCCTCCACTCAGCAACCAAACCCATCATAATGGTGCTATCATACCCGCTAGTCTCGCAGTGAGATCGAAAAGATCGTGCCTGAGCTCTGACTATCTACACGTGTTCCTAGATTCTCTATTTTTTTATTGTTTGCAACTTCTAAATCGATTGCCGATTTGCTTCTCCTATTGAGGACGCCTTGCCAAGGAGTACACTTTGTTTCTCCCGTTGAAGATAAAAACCAAGGTTTGAACACTCACCGTATTTTTACATAAAACATGAAGGGGAAAGAACGACTGTGGAACCGTAGAACCATGCGGGAAAGGTAAGAGACGACTGTGGAACTGTGAAAATTGGTGATTTATATAGTATAGATTAGGGTACGTATATGACGCCTTTTTATGTTCATGAGTATGTTATTAGGCCATTTCATATATCTATAGGATATGGACAATGTTCTCACTTGCCCCATACATGCTACCCAATGAGGAACCACGATAATGTATGGCATGTGGTAAAATAATGTTGTGTTGGATGAATTTGTTATGTTGGGTAAAAAATAATATGTTATGCTAGCATATTTATTATTAATGAGGTTTGGGGGCTTTTCATATTTTGTATTTGATTCTTATTGTTACAATTAAATTGAGCATATCTACAAAAATATTGGCAGCGCATATCTACAAAAATATTGGCGACTACAGTACAAATT
It encodes:
- the LOC100285516 gene encoding DNA polymerase I; amino-acid sequence: MACCFVRVAAAPRLLIYRAAAPRQLPSPLNVFRKGFSEQSVLPVTDSIECFQGPSVPNTPRIPLYDDSVSSSILDTLSNPTGGVPHADPSKSRIMLVDGTSMMYRSYYKILAQLQHGQLEHADGNGDWVLTIFKALSLLLDMLEFIPSHAAVVFDHDGVPYGHYTAMPSKECHMAKGMTFRHMLYPAYKSNRTPTPDTVVQGMQYLKASIKAMSIKVIEVPGVEADDVIGTLAINSVSAGYKVRIVSPDKDFFQILSPSLRLLRIAPRGSGMVSFGVEDFVKRYGPLKPSQFVDVVALSGDKADNIPGVEGIGDINAVKLISKFGSLDNLLKSVDEVEDERIKQALISHSEQAILCKNLATLRSDLPHYMVPFKTADLVFKKPQDDGEKFIKLLRALEAYAEGSSVNPIIRRAAYLWNKLKS
- the LOC100285516 gene encoding DNA polymerase I isoform X1, which translates into the protein MACCFVRVAAAPRLLIYRAAAPRQLPSPLNVFRKGFSEQSVLPVTDSIECFQGPSVPNTPRIPLYDDSVSSSILDTLSNPTGGVPHADPSKSRIMLVDGTSMMYRSYYKILAQLQHGQLEHADGNGDWVLTIFKALSLLLDMLEFIPSHAAVVFDHDGMTFRHMLYPAYKSNRTPTPDTVVQGMQYLKASIKAMSIKVIEVPGVEADDVIGTLAINSVSAGYKVRIVSPDKDFFQILSPSLRLLRIAPRGSGMVSFGVEDFVKRYGPLKPSQFVDVVALSGDKADNIPGVEGIGDINAVKLISKFGSLDNLLKSVDEVEDERIKQALISHSEQAILCKNLATLRSDLPHYMVPFKTADLVFKKPQDDGEKFIKLLRALEAYAEGSSVNPIIRRAAYLWNKLKS